A single region of the Streptomyces virginiae genome encodes:
- a CDS encoding helix-turn-helix domain-containing protein translates to MALVSDSWTTRYAAAGGAYLSPKVAARVVAGLRGGRTTGAVPARHAVAGLTEREKDVLALLGIGLSNAEIAARLRLVEGTVKAHVSAILAKLGVRNRVEAAIAAHEAGVAEQARRTGP, encoded by the coding sequence ATGGCGTTGGTCAGTGACTCCTGGACCACGCGGTACGCGGCCGCGGGTGGCGCGTACCTCTCTCCGAAGGTCGCCGCCCGGGTCGTGGCCGGACTGCGCGGCGGGCGGACGACCGGCGCCGTTCCGGCGCGGCACGCCGTGGCGGGGCTGACGGAGCGGGAGAAGGACGTCCTGGCGCTGCTCGGCATCGGATTGTCCAACGCCGAGATCGCCGCCCGTCTACGGCTGGTCGAGGGGACGGTGAAGGCTCACGTCAGCGCGATCCTGGCGAAGCTCGGCGTACGGAACCGGGTGGAAGCGGCGATCGCCGCGCACGAGGCGGGGGTGGCCGAACAGGCCCGCCGAACCGGCCCGTGA